The following proteins are encoded in a genomic region of Betaproteobacteria bacterium:
- a CDS encoding channel protein TolC — LAEAQRNLAQALYNTIVNQLKLKAAVGKLAEADLADVNLLLKDDAQ; from the coding sequence AACTGGCGGAGGCGCAGCGCAACCTGGCGCAGGCGCTGTATAACACGATCGTGAACCAGTTGAAGCTCAAGGCGGCGGTGGGCAAGCTCGCCGAAGCCGACCTGGCCGACGTCAACCTCCTCCTCAAGGACGACGCGCAGTGA